A genomic segment from Spinacia oleracea cultivar Varoflay chromosome 3, BTI_SOV_V1, whole genome shotgun sequence encodes:
- the LOC130470635 gene encoding uncharacterized protein isoform X1, translating to MRIIAFDLALGTREWLPHLSLSLCMLTPRPTCVMGGCFSKRSSNSQNDLVIEILKRPGEVLSLCLSCALDWNDIQDLIGFTKTGKIFVVLGDRLKVGLVDPSSKQFFFITEGQGIVRIDSYVPNQILPHPPMDLQNARELEERSHKPF from the exons ATGAGAATTATTGCATTTGATCTTGCTCTTGGGACTCGTGAATGGTTACCTCATTTGTCTTTGTCTTTGTGTATGCTGACGCCGCGTCCTACGTGTGTCATGGGAGGGTGCTTTTCCAAGCGTTCTTCCAACTCTCAAAATGATTTGGTAATTGAAATTTTGAAGCGTCCAGGAGAAGTCCTCTCTCTATGTCTTTCCTGTGCCTTGGACTGGAATGATATCCAAGACTTGATCGGGTTCACAAAGACTGGCAAGATTTTTGTTGTTTTAGGTGATCGTTTGAAGGTTGGCTTGGTTGATCCAAGTTcaaagcaatttttttttataactgaAGGTCAGGGGATAGTTAGGATTGATAGTTATGTTCCAAATCAAATTTTACCTCATCCTCCAATGGATTTGCAGAATGCGCGAGAGTTAGAGGAAAG GTCGCATAAACCATTTTGA
- the LOC110783052 gene encoding F-box/kelch-repeat protein At3g23880-like produces MEGKSQRDDVQSPRHLPHLPDDIIFKQILPWLPIKPLTRFKAVSKEWYTSISSPNFILNYTKKPLFSHPGKPLESVFIESGGSFYLYSCEHEDNVQSYAEENNNNLVRLNVEFDIDETDRVDLEGCSNGLVCLTSYHGKYFILWNPATNQYQKYMCLPYLHISGFGYVSSLDDYKVVGIMSDRKGCKQCHVFSLKSNTWEKIEFDFDGYFLLADPIFVNQTLHWTALCHSTQKVRIVAFDLALGTLEWFPLLSFNKRKPPGICVMGGCLSKLDFNSQNDLVIEIVKRSGEVFPVCFSCASSWYDINYLIGFTKTGKIFVVFHNPRMFGLVDPSSKQPFSLTEDQGILKIDSYVPSQISPHSPMDLQNARELET; encoded by the coding sequence ATGGAAGGCAAATCTCAAAGAGATGATGTTCAATCACCAAGGCACCTGCCGCACCTTCCTGACGATATCATATTCAAGCAAATTCTTCCATGGCTGCCCATCAAACCATTAACTCGATTTAAGGCTGTTTCCAAAGAGTGGTATACTTCTATCTCTTCTCCCAATTTCATCCTTAATTACACCAAAAAACCCTTATTTTCTCACCCAGGCAAACCCCTTGAGTCTGTATTTATCGAATCTGGAGGTAGTTTTTACCTTTACTCTTGTGAACATGAGGATAATGTTCAATCATATGCTGAGGAAAACAATAACAACTTGGTTAGATTAAATGTTGAGTTTGATATTGACGAGACAGACCGGGTTGATCTGGAAGGATGTTCCAATGGGTTGGTTTGTTTAACTTCATATCATGGAAAATACTTTATCCTATGGAATCCTGCTACCAATCAATACCAAAAATATATGTGCTTACCATACCTTCACATTTCGGGATTCGGGTATGTATCCTCTCTCGATGATTATAAGGTCGTTGGAATAATGAGTGACAGGAAAGGATGCAAACAATGTCATGTCTTTTCACTGAAATCTAACACTTGGGAGaagattgaatttgattttgatgGATATTTTCTATTAGCCGACCCTATATTTGTCAATCAAACTTTGCACTGGACTGCCCTTTGTCATTCTACTCAGAAAGTGAGAATTGTTGCATTTGATCTTGCTCTTGGGACTCTTGAATGGTTCCCTCTTTTGTCTTTTAATAAGCGGAAGCCTCCTGGTATCTGTGTCATGGGAGGTTGCTTATCCAAGCTGGATTTCAACTCTCAAAATGATTTGGTAATTGAAATTGTGAAGCGTTCAGGAGAAGTCTTTCCTGTTTGTTTTTCCTGTGCCTCAAGCTGGTATGATATCAACTACTTGATCGGGTTCACAAAGACTGGCAAGAtttttgttgttttccataatcCCAGAATGTTTGGCTTGGTTGATCCAAGTTCAAAGCAACCATTTTCTTTAACTGAAGATCAAGGGATACTTAAGATTGATAGTTATGTTCCAAGTCAAATTTCACCGCATTCTCCAATGGATTTGCAGAATGCACGAGAGTTAGAGACTTAG
- the LOC130470635 gene encoding uncharacterized protein isoform X2, whose translation MRIIAFDLALGTREWLPHLSLSLCMLTPRPTCVMGGCFSKRSSNSQNDLVIEILKRPGEVLSLCLSCALDWNDIQDLIGFTKTGKIFVVLGDRLKVGLVDPSSKQFFFITEGQGIVRIDSYVPNQILPHPPMDLQNARELEERQVA comes from the exons ATGAGAATTATTGCATTTGATCTTGCTCTTGGGACTCGTGAATGGTTACCTCATTTGTCTTTGTCTTTGTGTATGCTGACGCCGCGTCCTACGTGTGTCATGGGAGGGTGCTTTTCCAAGCGTTCTTCCAACTCTCAAAATGATTTGGTAATTGAAATTTTGAAGCGTCCAGGAGAAGTCCTCTCTCTATGTCTTTCCTGTGCCTTGGACTGGAATGATATCCAAGACTTGATCGGGTTCACAAAGACTGGCAAGATTTTTGTTGTTTTAGGTGATCGTTTGAAGGTTGGCTTGGTTGATCCAAGTTcaaagcaatttttttttataactgaAGGTCAGGGGATAGTTAGGATTGATAGTTATGTTCCAAATCAAATTTTACCTCATCCTCCAATGGATTTGCAGAATGCGCGAGAGTTAGAGGAAAG GCAGGTCGCATAA
- the LOC110783098 gene encoding uncharacterized protein, with translation MDGRVEAEELSNSLGGLSDSEYSSQDSADDELQFRSVVLKACWKDETGMAEVMNHKGNLLQTMGINRNGKIYLSIEETLFLVQIGELLLVDDKDTTITLSEVYPKVAEEKSGCSWEGFKIYQHLKSLGYIVGRVGIPWSQESIKNCTMVLEDTSETDNVTQFIFARTSIVQPLNNLQLNEANPLSEDDLPNKFKKTFPEESKFVVHLPVYEVYLSNSQFEKTCPGDPNFVVYPTSGHPPSQSDIKELERQSNGLPLKVGHIDEGRVSLFSFDKVELPVLP, from the exons ATGGACGGTAGAGTGGAGGCAGAGGAGTTGTCAAACTCTTTAGGGGGACTGAGTGATTCAGAATACTCTTCCCAGGATTCTGCAGATGACGAATTGCAGTTCAG GAGTGTTGTCTTGAAGGCTTGTTGGAAAGATGAAACGGGTATGGCTGAGGTTATGAATCACAAGGGGAATTTGTTGCAAACGATGGGGATTAATCGTAATGGCAAGATATATCTCTCAATTGAAGAAACACT GTTTTTAGTACAAATAGGGGAATTGCTTCTTGTTGATGATAAGGATACTACAATTACTTTAAGTGAGGTCTATCCAAAAGTTGCAGAAGAAAAGAGTGGTTGCAGTTGGGAAGGTTTTAAGATCTATCAGCATCTTAAGTCCCTTGGCTACATTGTTGGGAGAGTTGGAATTCCGTGGAGCCAGGAGAGCATAAAGAATTGCACAATGGTACTTGAGGACACATCCGAGACGGATAACGTAACACAATTTATATTCGCTAGGACTTCCATTGTTCAGCCGTTGAACAACTTACAGCTTAATGAAGCAAATCCTTTATCTGAAGATGATCTTCCAAATAAGTTTAAGAAGACATTTCCTGAAGAATCAAAATTTGTTGTCCATTTACCTGTTTATGAAGTTTATCTTTCAAACAGCCAGTTCGAGAAGACATGTCCTGGGGATCCAAACTTTGTTGTCTATCCAACCAG CGGCCATCCACCTTCACAGTCTGATATCAAAGAGCTGGAAAGACAAAGCAATGGCCTCCCTTTAAAAGTTGGTCATATAGATGAAGGACGAGTCAGTTTGTTCTCTTTTGACAAAGTGGAGCTTCCTGTCCTACCATGA